The Pseudomonadota bacterium DNA segment GGCCTGACGGCGCGTGGCGTTCCGGTGATTGAACGGCTAAAAATAAGCCCGGCCTGCCCGTTGATTCTGGCGTCGCATATCAAGCTCGATCGGGCTCGCGAACAGGCGCGAGGGAAGCTGGCGATTGGCACGACCGGCCGCGGTATCGGCCCCGCTTACGAGGACAAGGTCGCTCGCCGGGCGATTCGCGTCGCTGACTTGCTTGACCAGCAAAAGCTGGCCGAAAAACTTGAGGCGTTGCTCGATTATCACAACTTTGTCCTGCAGCATTATCTGAAAAGCGAGACCGTCGACTACGCTCAGGTACTCGATGAATGCCTGTCTTTGGGAGACCGGACCAGGCCCATGATTGCCGATGTGACAGCCATTCTTGGAGACCTGCAGCAGCGCGGGGACAACATCATGTTCGAAGGCGCGCAAGGCGCGTTGCTGGACGTGGATATGGGGACCTATCCGTTCGTGACTTCATCGAACACGACGGCCGGGGGCGCGGCCACGGGAACCGGCATTGGCCCGCGTTACATTGGTTACGTGCTTGGGATCGTGAAGGCATACACGACGCGAGTGGGGGCCGGTCCATTCCCGACGGAGTTGTTCGATGCGACCGGTGAACACCTTGGCCGGGCCGGTGACGAGTTCGGCGCTACCACCGGACGCCCGCGACGCTGCGGCTGGTTCGATGCAGTTGCGTTGAGACGTTCGATACTGAACAACAGTGTATCCGGCCTGTGTGTTACCAAACTGGATGTGCTGGATGGTCTGGACAGCATACGTGTCTGCACAGGCTATGAGATCGACGGTCACGAAGTGACCGCCCCGCCCTGCAACGCAGAGAATCTCGAGCGCTGCAAGCCGGTATATAAGGTATTACCAGGCTGGCAGCAAAGCACGGCAGGCGTTACCGAGTATTCGGAACTACCCGAAAACGCCAGGAATTACCTGGAATTCATCCAGGAAACAGTGGCGGCGCCGGTGGACATCATATCTACCGGTCCCGAACGCGACCAGACCATCATTCTGCGCCACCCGTTTGATTAGTTTGCCCGGCCTCGTCGGCCTGCCCGTTCTCAGATGACTTTTGTTCGACGATTGCTCCCGGTTCAGGGCCTATCATGATCGCGATCCATTGAGTGCGTTCGCTGCTCGACAGGATAATCTGCGCGATCATCGTCAATGGCACCGACAACAACATACCGACCGGACCGAGCACCCAGCCCCAGAAGACCAATGACAGAAAAATGATCAGCGGCGATATGCCAAGCGTGCGGCCGAGCAGCCTGGGTTCCAGCACGCTGCCCAATAGGATGTTGACGGCGAGATAGCCTCCTGCGGTCAGCAGCGCGCTGCTGACTCCCAATTGCACGAGCGCCAGCAGCACAGCCGGCACCGCGGCGATAATCGAGCCGATGTTGGGGACGAAATTGAAAAAGAATGCGAGCAGACCCCATAGGAACGGATAATCCACGCCCAGTATGGACAACCAGATGACCACCAGGATTGCGGTCACCAGGCTGATCAGGCTCTTCAGACCCACATATCTGTTGATGCTGGCGCTGACGTCGGCAAATGTGCTCAGTACACCCTGCGGACCGGGGAACGCCGTATGTAATTTGGCGGCGAATCCGCCGGCCTCCAGCAGCATGAACGTTACCGTCAACAGGATCAAAAAGGCATTGGTCAGCATCGATCCCAGCCCTGCCAGCACGCCCGCCGCAAGACTCATGGCGCGGGCTGGATTCAGCAGTTCCTGAAGGTTGTCAGTCGAAACCTCCAGGCCCAGACGATCGATCAGGCTGATGAGACCTGTCGAAATCTCCGCCAGCCGTGCCTGGTACAAAGGCAGGTCACGCGAAAAATCACCGATCGACCGGCTAACGACGGCGCCCAGGCCGATGCCCACAACGACGATAACGGCGACCACGGCGAGCAATGCGAGCCAGTTCGGCAGGCCGCGGTCGCGCAGCCAGAACATCGGGGGGGCTGCGATGACGGCGAGGAAAAGCGACAACAGGAACGGAACCAGGATCGGGCTCGCCGCTTTCATCCCGGCCACGACCACGATGAATGCGGCGAGCGCGAGCATTTTATGGTGTTGAGATTCTGATTGACTCATGGCTGGCCCTTTGTTTATTGACGAGGTCTCGGCCTGTAGGGCAGACCGTTTCACTTTGCCATGCCAATCATACGCAGGCCATGCGGACGGGAAAAGCCGGCTGTGGATCAGGTATCCGTCTCTTTCCCAAGGGGCGGGGTGCTCTCGTCGTTTTGTTCCTGCGGGAGCTTGTTTCTGGCGCCGGTCAACGAGTCGAATGCGCTTCTCATGATCCAGGCCTGGGCGGCCGGAATGCTGCCCCATTGCCCTGGGTCGCGAGCCGTCGCGGCTTCCAACAGAACCCTTTCGAGAAAGCGGCTGGCGATTTTGCACCGGTCATTGAGCCGATAGAGAATTTGGTAACTCGCCCCTTCATAAATCCGGAAACAGGCTAGCGGGTCTCCCTCGTTGTAAACCACGGCACCGGACCTTATGGCGTTGTTAATTACTGAGTCAATTAATGACAAATCATCGCTGCTGCACAGAGCCTCCATACCCGGTCGCATTTCGTCCAGTTCTGTTTTCAGATCGGCAATTCGCTCGCGCACTTTTTTCAGGTTTCGTTCCGCAGGCCTGTTTTGGGCGGCCGCAACCATTGTTTGCAGGACATTTGCCGGAATTGCCAGGTGTACTGGCCGACCGGCACGCACAAACGAAGTCAGCATGCCAATC contains these protein-coding regions:
- a CDS encoding AI-2E family transporter; this encodes MSQSESQHHKMLALAAFIVVVAGMKAASPILVPFLLSLFLAVIAAPPMFWLRDRGLPNWLALLAVVAVIVVVGIGLGAVVSRSIGDFSRDLPLYQARLAEISTGLISLIDRLGLEVSTDNLQELLNPARAMSLAAGVLAGLGSMLTNAFLILLTVTFMLLEAGGFAAKLHTAFPGPQGVLSTFADVSASINRYVGLKSLISLVTAILVVIWLSILGVDYPFLWGLLAFFFNFVPNIGSIIAAVPAVLLALVQLGVSSALLTAGGYLAVNILLGSVLEPRLLGRTLGISPLIIFLSLVFWGWVLGPVGMLLSVPLTMIAQIILSSSERTQWIAIMIGPEPGAIVEQKSSENGQADEAGQTNQTGGAE
- a CDS encoding adenylosuccinate synthase, with protein sequence MGKNIVVIGTQWGDEGKGKIVDLLTERAVAVVRFQGGHNAGHTLVINGEKTVLHLVPSGILRDQVQCLIGNGVVVSLPALFAEIDGLTARGVPVIERLKISPACPLILASHIKLDRAREQARGKLAIGTTGRGIGPAYEDKVARRAIRVADLLDQQKLAEKLEALLDYHNFVLQHYLKSETVDYAQVLDECLSLGDRTRPMIADVTAILGDLQQRGDNIMFEGAQGALLDVDMGTYPFVTSSNTTAGGAATGTGIGPRYIGYVLGIVKAYTTRVGAGPFPTELFDATGEHLGRAGDEFGATTGRPRRCGWFDAVALRRSILNNSVSGLCVTKLDVLDGLDSIRVCTGYEIDGHEVTAPPCNAENLERCKPVYKVLPGWQQSTAGVTEYSELPENARNYLEFIQETVAAPVDIISTGPERDQTIILRHPFD